CAATTCTGTCCTTAGATAACTCAATTTGGAATAACAAAATCTAAACTGACCAATAAATCACTACAGCAATTGGTGAAGAAAGAGAAAATTCTACACCATCAATCTCTATGGGTTTAAATTGTATCGATCTAGACtctaaatatgaaaaaaaagaaacatttaAAGAAAACTGTAGATTCATTCTATAAATAAACAATTCAATCCTCGGTTTAAGGCAAAAGAAAGCAGCAGAGTAGAGCCCCATATAACACATGTTTTTCAAGGGACGATCCTTGCATCTGTTGCCTAAAAACTCGGTTTCAGAAAATACTAGCATGATCAGGGGGAGTGCCGGTGCGTGTTGTTTTGCTTCTAGATATGAAACTGAATGACATAAAATCTATTAATACTCAGGTCGATAAAAAATAATTCAAAGAGTAtatcaaatatatagttaataaatagctaaaaaAATTTGTATGTAGATCAAAGAGTATATAGATCAAATATTGGTTTGTATCCAATATGACAAGGAAAATTTGTCAAACTAATCTAAGTATCAATTAAAGGAGAAATAAATACTAACTAGGCAAATATGCCCGTGCATGCTACAGAcaaagttggtataagtatcAAATATGTATAGTTGTCTATGTGTTAATTTGTAGAGATCTACATAATCGAGTCATGGACGGAGGGCTGGTCCGACTCACATACGAGATGGACTAAGACCCACCTGTCAATAAAACAAGATggaccaaacaaaaaaaattgttggaAATGTTAtgtgctttagaaataggtatagatTCATTAAGATTGAAAAGATATGTGCTGCCGCAAACAAAAAAGTTTTAGAATGTCTACTTGACATGAATTAAGAAAAAAAGGCTAAGATCAGATTCTCTATAGACATTGGCTTCAAGAACTCTGATCGACGATGTCGGCGATTCTCTATAGACATTGGCTTCAAGAATTCTGATCGACGATGTCGGCGATGATACTGATACATGAAGTAGAGTAACTCACGTCAGACGACTGACAACCACACAGGATTGGATCAGCGGTGGAAATTGAGTAGAAAAAAAAAGCTATTTCGACGACTATACATGTCACTTACAACGAAACACTCATAGGGCCGATCAATAGCAATTAGCTCAATGTCTCAAGATGATTTCTATTTTGAACCTCTCCAAGGGCATTGAGCCGAGCTAAGAGGTCAAGCCATAGTAGGTTGAGCTGAATCTGTGTAAGAGCACGATGGCGAGCTCTTGCACGAATATGTGATCGGCCATCATACCGCCCACCATGATATGTGTCCGCTAGCTTTGTGAATTCAACACTTTGCTGAGAATCTACGAAGCAGATATCAGAAGGTGTTCATCATCATCACGCTGTCATAGATTTACAAGGTTGAATTCTTAACCGAATtcagtaaaaagataaaatacATACCTTTCAAgacaaaaggaaagaaaatttGGATGAGATACGAACTATAGAGGATGCATCCGCAACTCATTTATATTTTGATTACaactcaaaattaaattctaatTATTAGTTTTGGGGGTATACATTGAACCACTCATCAAGATATTTTTACTAAAAATATACGAATAATTTACCATGTTAAAAAGAACTCGCAAACAAAAATATACAATGCTAACCAACAATCTAAAAATAATTACATTCCTATCAGTAATGTACAAATATTTATATATGCTGTTGTCAGTAAATGCTAAAAAAAGATGTCTTTATAAGCCTTTTCTTATGAATTATTTATATACTAAAAAGATATGTCTTAGAATATGACGATAAAGAAAATGCACAGATGGTCACCTTGATCTGTTCCAATATTAAAACTAATAAACTATTCGCATccatttattttaaaataaatcataaaaatgtttgtataaaaaaaactagctacccgcgcgGGTCACCTTGCTAGTTTAGTTGGAAAAAATGACTGCTGAAGAATCAAACTTACATCTCGAACCGTTTTACACAAACTTAAGCGTCGAACTGTTAAATCTGCTTGCTTGCCCTTGCTGCCGCTAGCTCCCACTGCTAGATCCATTGCCTTGCTCTCCTAATAACGGACCCAAATGGCATCGATCTCCAACAAATAGTTTTGTCAGCTACACTCCACGAGCAAAGATCTGAATCGTACGTCCCGCAACACCTTGGCCGCCGTCATCACGGCACCACGGAACAGATCCGCCCCAGAAAAGAGGGACACTTGTCCGTCCCTGGAGCCACACGAGCAGCGCACTCCGCCGCGGGTACAGGCGCTTTCGGTTGCCCCCGCGCTACCTGTCACCCCGCCATCGATCGCCTCCATgtgccgcgccaccgccactgACCTTTACCAGCGCTCGCCGGGGGTGCGTGCGACCGGTGGTCACGTCACGTCCTGTTCGAACCCACCCCCGAGAGACCTCCTCGCGGCCGTTCTTTAGATCTCGCGCGTGGCCGGCGAGCCCACCCGGCAGACGCATCCGCCATGCGCCGGCAGGCCGGCACGTATGCGCCCCGAAAGGCAAGGCGCGGCGCGTCGGGCGGCGTTGCCGTTTCCGTGGCGCCGGAAAGACGATGCGTGCGGTGCGCGGCGAGGAACGCGAGCGGCGGCTACTACGCCGGGCGCCGGCGACCTGCCCGTAAACGCCGCCGCGTGTGCGCCGTGACGTGCGCGGCGCACATCCGGATGCCGGGCGACGGACGGATGGCTGTGGCTCGCTCGCCGCGGGGTCTTTCTCCCCGGGGAAACGGGGCGCAGCGGAGCCCGGCCTTTTTCCGGCGACCGCCTCCCGTCGCGGCCGCGGCCCTGCCGCTTCGGTCGCCGATCGGGTGGTTAGCCGTAGTGGCGAGCCAACCCAAAGCGGCCCTCCACTACGCGCGGCTTCGCACATGGGCGAGGCCGGGCCTTTTCGCGCGGCACATGCCGATCACATGCCGGTCGGCAATGGCGTGCGGCTGAACTGACGGCCGGCTCTGGCCTTCTGCGGGTACGACCGCACTGTCGGATGGATCGTGGATCGACGTGTGGATATCGGCGGAGGGGGGTCGGAGCACGGCGGAGGACGAGACGAGCCGCTCGGTGCTCGCGTGTGGTGATCTGTCGATGCGCGGCGGGTTGGGTTGGTCTGGGTGGGGGGCGCCGCTTTTCGGCCCCTGATTCCTGAGACCGCATGTTCCCCGGCCCGATCTTTCCTGCCTGCTTTTGCTGAAAGGGGCAAGAGCCGCGGCGAACTTTCAGTTGCTGGCCGGGATGGTCCTGCACTCCAGCGGCCTGCACGAGCGCGGGGGCTGCTACGTGTGCGATGCAGAGACGGCCGGGGTACGCCCTGCACCCAGTACAGTAATCGACTGAACAATGGTCTCATTTGGAAGAAACAGTTTCGTTTCCAACTTGTTTGTATCGAGAAAATGCAACAGAATGAGATGGGGCAGCTTTTTGTCGACTCGCTGAATATGACCGAGATGCCGAATTCATTTTCGAAGGATTAAAAGAGGGCCATCCGAGATCGCAAGGACTATCGACTACGGTCACCTCAGCTCTTTAAGAAAAGATGAACACGCCCCCCTTGCCCGGAAGGCCGGAACAGTCCGTTTCAAGAGATGGGGACTGGTCCCAAAGATGAGAAACGCTCAGCCGTCTAATTGCCTTCGGAATCCACCTGAAACAGCCTTGTTACTACCACCTCACGTTAATGGCGGCCCTGCTTTCTCTCGGGGGTCCCCATTAGACCCTGCATACCAAATCATGGCACAATATCCACAGAGATCTGTTGGATGGGACGGGGCACAGCCTACAAGCACATTTCCAACTGTACAATGATTTCGATCGGGAGGCACTTCCAGCAGTGAATACCAGAATATCAGAAAAGGACTTTGGAATAGCACGAGCTCAAAGCCGGGAGCTGCCCGGCTTCACCGAATCAGAATCGCTGCACGGAATGAATGGTCAAAACAATTCTTTTGTTCCAGTTTGCAGAAGAATTTGAAGTAAGGAGGGATGAACTCCTCATCTTCAGGATAGAATCAATAGATGTGTAGATTGGCCGAGCTTTGAGAAAAGGCAGTGGGTGCTGCAACTTTAGATCCATGGTGATTAGGACTGGCAAAGCGTGCGGGCGTCTTGGATAAAGACACTGGTCTTCAGATAAGATAAGATTTGCCTTAAGTGGGTGGCATGGGAGGGCGATTTTATCTTTTCTACTCATATGAATAGCAACACTAGGGACTGCAGCGTCTGTAGCACATGGCTGAAACATCCAGGAGACGATCATCCTGAAGAAAAAGTGATAGCATTTCAGGTCCACAGATTGGATTCAATGGTTGCTGAGTGAACTGACATGGAAGTGTGACTTCATTATTCTTACGGGCACCTACCAAAAGACTTGGGGGAGTTTTTATGTTTGCCACTCAAATTAGTTTAATTGAATGTTCAAATTTCATTCTTCTCATTTTCCACACCAGAAGTAAATTGAAGAATAAGTCGATATGTCTCCATGAAATTGTTCACGTCAAGTAATGCCCAAAACTGTGACCACTTGACGACCAATCGCTTCATATATCAAATTTTCTGACTATCAACATGAGAGACACCCTCACCTGGAAAACGGTGACTATGGGATCATGCCAATAACAGGTGGGCTGTCACTTGTCCCATGCTCGGAAGTCAAAACCCCTTGAACAGCTTGCTTCACTTTTGTTGGGCAACTTGCCTCTTGCCGCTGCTTACTATACAGGTAAAACACCTACCACTTGATGCAATTTGAAATATTCACATATATGCTGCAGTTCGAGATCAACCACTTTAGAACACAAGTTTTGGGAACTGCAAATAATATAGAAGGGGAGAAGGAATCTTCTACCCAAGGTTGATTTTCCAAAGATGAGATGAACACCAGTAGTCAAAGGTATGAAGTTGGAAGCAATGATATTGATCAGGCTCCAGCTTTTCCTGAAAGACAAGATTTGCATGTAAGCTGCTATCCAATGGATAGGACATCTCGGCAATTTACACAAACCATTTCTCTTGTAGACTGAAAGTCCTAGTAAGGTCTTAAAAGATGGCAAGAGTTCCACCTCTATATTAGATTGGGGAACCCAAATATTTACAGAACAGCTTCGTTAGAACAGAGTACTGGACAATTTCGGTCCTATTACACAGTTCCAAGTCCAACAAATAACATCTAGTGACATACTACTCCATCAGATACCTTTCTCCAAGAATACTCTTTGATTCATGCACCATCTGTAGCATACTTAATAAGATTTCCAAAAATCTTATGGTCACGCTCTTGGAATGTTTGAAGCAGTGTAGTTACTACATCTCTTATGGTGTTCCTTATTGTTTAGCCTTGTGGAGGCTCCTAAGATTAAGTTCATACTTATGCTAGCAATAGTGACTACTAGCTAAAATATGCTGAAGTAAATAAAACACAAGAAATGGGGTAGCAAGCATAAAACTAACCTTTGAAGtatttcctttcttccttccGTAAGCATACACTAAAATGTTGACATGTTTTGCAGCAGTGAACTGTTTCAACTCCACAAGCATGCCTCATGGGCTTAATAACGACAGGCTGAAAATATAAATCAAACATTCAGAATGCCATCAAATAAAGAAGATTGTCCTCACAGAATACCTGCTACACTTCACTGAACCACAAAATGTTTTTCATAAAATAAACTCAAATCAAAGGAGGCATCGCACCTGCAATTTTGTGGTACCCTCCATGACAATGCTCCAAAACTTTTTAGGCTTGGTGGCATCGACATATAGTTCCTCCAGTCTTCCATCATGATTCTCAGGTCATGAATTTTGCTCTGCAGTCCAATACAGCAGTTTGCATGCATGGTGCAAACCTTGTTTAAATCTCTGCTTGGCTCACAAATGCCACCAAAGTACGATGTACTTAAGAACTTAATTGTCAGACCAATATCTGTAGTGTAAGGATCATGCTTTATAAAATTAAACACGTCCTGATCATGGTACCCAGGATAACTAAATCGAGAAGAATACCAAAACTTGTAAAACTCTATGCTTTGATCATTTGACTTCACATAGTTGAATCCTCCATTGGCTATGTTCCTCAAGTCCGTTGCATTACCCACATAGTGATCACATGCAATCTGGAAGTCTCCATCAGAATAAAAGAATGGAAAAGGATTGCGGAACCACATGATATGAGCATCCTGAAATGCAGGGGGGGAAGAGATAGTTATATCAAGTGAAACCACCAATAAGAAACCCACAGTGAACTGTTCAAAAGCTGAATATCAATGCAATAGTACAGGATGAATGTAAAGGCATAAGTTTACCGAGAAAACGAAGCTGTAACCTTTTTCAAGCACTAGCCGTAAGAAATCCAGCCTTTTCCACATCATTTCAAGATACCCAGAGGTCTGAAACCTCTTCTCTTCAGAAAAATCCACATCTTCAGTTGTAAGAGCAAAGCAGTAGGGATGGATCTTGACACATCGTTTATATGCCTTCCAATCAAATGCTACTATCACAAGATGTCTCAAAAGTGAGCTAGTACCAACACCACTACGGAAACTGTCAATGAAAAGGTCTATCACTGAGCCTGGTGAAGCCCATGCAGCATTGAGGGTCGTCAATATTACGGTCTTATTGTCCATAGAAGCCTCCTGCAGAACCAGCTCTAGTCTGAGATCTTCACTGACCTACAACAATAACAACTGTGTAAACTGAGATGCAAAAGTTACAAGCTCTGCATCGTGGTTGAACTTAATATCATATTAATCAGCGGGCTAAAATTAGAAGTAAATCCTTGACTGGAGCATAAGAGCAACAAACACATCAGGTTTGTTTATATAACATAACCGAAGGACATTATTTAGTTGAGAGCATAAGAGACCATTCACAAGTTTGCACTAGAAATGCACTAATGTATTTTTAATTCACAACATAGCAAAGGACAAGCAGTTGGCACTTGTTTATTCCACTCAGAGTGCTCCAACTGAGAAGTAGGCTTGCAAAATCAAGTATCGTAAAGAATGACCAGTGTGTCCAATAAGGCAACAACGTTCACATTTATTAAGATATCATGAAACGTTCCATGATCTCAGCGAACCCACGCAAACACCACTATATCAGGGTCAGGATGCAGGAATCGCTAGGTCTGAGATGCGAAATTAACAGGATCGGGAATGTCGAAACCGCATCTTGTTGCCTAAACGTAGCGAACATGAACAATACCCAAAAACATGCTAAGCACAAGGAACAACTAGGATCCATAGAATCCTGTGTGAGAAAATCAACAAAGGTAACAAAAAGGAGGAGGCAAATCCCACCAGATCGTCGGTGGGGAAGGGatcggcgtcgtcgtcctccgCGGGGACCTCAAccggaggaagcggcggcgggtCCCACTGCAACAAGGGCCGGCGCGCCCGCGGGATGTACACCGGCGCCGtagcatccacggcggcgcggtaCAGCACGGCGCAGGGCAGCGCTACCGCGGCGGCAAgcaggagcaccgccgccactcTCCGCAGCGCCGACGCGCGCGAAGGCCGCAGCGGCGAGCTCCCGCAGAAGCGGCGCGAGGACGTGGCGGAGGGTTGGACCAGGGCCGCGCGCGGCATCCTCCCCATTGCAGGCAGGCGGTGGCCGGGACGACGGGGGGCGGGGCCGGGCACCGACTCGTCGGCGAGGGCTTCAGACGGGGCGAGGAGCCAGCCAGTCGCTCAGTCTAACGGTCGCGGGAGGCGCAAAGCGGCCAGGATCCGAGACCGGGCTTCGTAGGCGTAAAGTGGTAACCGCGAAGGCGGAAACCGCCCTTCCCTGAGGGACTTGGAGGCAGCGGCGGGACGCAGCTTAGTGGTTGGCCCAAAATCGAACCAAATCACTTTAATTTTAATGATAGTACCTTTCACACGCTAAACCATTCCAGACTACCAACTTCTACAACCAATCTAAGACTCTGTTTGGTTTGAGGGACTTTTGTTGAAGTCCCTAGGACTTATGGGACTTTTAAACCAAACATGTGGGATTTTTAGGGACTTTTTTAGGGTAGAGACTTTTTTGAAGAAGATCCTCATGAGGAGTTTTTTAGGGTTTTTTTTCTACAATTCCACCTACTGCCCCTACCCTATCCGCATGCATGTAGGGAGAATGGGTAAAAATGTCTTTTGAACACACCATTTAATGAGATTTAATCCCTTTAATCATTGAAAACAAACAGGGTGAGACTTTTTTTTTAGACTCAGGGTCTTTTGTAGGGGCTAGAGTCTTTTATAAACCAAACAGGGTCTAAACTGAACTGCAATATCATTCCAGCCAAACCACCTTTCAAACCACGGGTTCACCTCATGCAACGGCTTCCAGTTGAACCTGAGCAGTAGTAAGATCGAATGTCGCAAGTATTAACAGCAACGATAGCATGGCAGCCGACTCCGATTCCGGCACCCATCGCCGCCTCTCGCCGAAGGTCTCTCTTCCACAGCCCACTCATAGCACTATCTGTAGCTCATGGTCTCGTTGTCGGGATCCAATCAATCAGAGGGCATCATGGTCTCGTTGTCGGGATCCAATCAATCAGAGGGCATGCCACCTTCTTTTAGCTCCTTCCGttcttttcttggtttctgagAATTCGACACCTACGTTTGTACTTTTACAAGTAGCAATTTTTGGGACGCGGCGCTGGAGATGTGGGCGCACGAGCCCCCTGGCGGCGGCAGCCCCGACGCCAGGGAGCAGCGGCGCCAGCAAGTTGGGCGCAAGCACGAGCCCTCCGCCCACAGTGATGGGTggggcggccccggcggcgcagGAGCCCTCTGGCTGCAGTGACGGAGgtgcggccccggcggcgcacCAGCCCACCGGCTGCAGTGACGGGAGGTGCGGCACAAGCCCCGGCAGCGCAGGAGCTCTCCGGCCACAGCGACAGGAGCGGCGATTGAAGGATTAAATGCGCCAAATTGAAttagtaaaaaagaaaaatcaaattaAATCAGTCTAATAAACATGTCGACCCATTAGACACCAAACTAATTGAGCCCAAATAGTAAAATCAGTCCACTAAAATCGGGCTCCGCCCAGACcactgtctttttttttttttgatcatCCCAGACCACCGTCTGAAGCACGCAGCGCACGGGAGAGAGGACACTGCCAGATGTGCCAGCCACGGCGCGTGCGAGGGGTACCGTCCTCGTGTGGCAATCCAGCGCCGCTCGCGTGTACCGAGCGGAGACGCACGCGCAGCCTCTATGACCGTGCGGGCCATGCGCCGGCTGACTCTTGCGGGACCCATTTGTCAGTGAGCAGAGTACATTTGCGCGCTTCTCTGGCGCGGTATACAGGGTTGACAGACACGGGCACACGGCCACAAAGCCACAAAGGGACTGCAAGCGGCAAGCCGTTGGCCGCATCTAACTACCGCGGGGGCCAACGAACATTGCTTCTCCTTCCCGCATGttctcgtcttcctcctccactCGTCGTCCATCACTTGCGAGCCCTCCTCCTGCAGCTCCGGATCTGGAAGGCCGGGGGGAAGTCGCGCGCTGGCAGAAGGGAAACGGCGCGATTGAGTCGGAGGAGTACGGGGCCGTTGAGTCGCAGGCCAGTGAGTCGCGATTGAATTCGGGACAGAGGCATCGCGCAGCTGCCACTGGGGGAAGCTCGAGGAGAAGACACACGACATGGATTGGTTGCCTGGAGAGCTGTGCCTCAAGATCTTCCAGCTCCTGGATCACCAGTCCCTCGCCTCCGCTCCCCAAGGTTTGACGCCTCCCTCATCAGTCATGATTCCTGCATGGGCCCCTGCGTGGCGTTGCAATCGTGCCGTAATTCACAATTCCCCGTGGTCTGAATTCTCAACTGTCTAATTTAATTAAGACGCCCCCTTGTTTGGTTAGCAATGACAATTCCGATTATGATTGGCGAGCCACTGACTGCTTTCTAGTCTCCGATTCTCAAATCGAACCTGCTGTGTATCCCGTGTCCTGTCCAAGCTGAACTCTGAAAATGCTTCTGGAATTTCATCGAGAGATAGCTTGATGCTAGCGCTAGCAGAAAGCATGTACTCCTACCACGGTAGCAGAGTCTCGTTTTAGTGAGTTACACATAGCCTTGACTGGGACGATGCTGCTGGTCCGAGCTCAGTTTGCAGGAAATGGAGGGCGTTGACCTCCGACGATGAGCTGTGGCGCAAGCTGTTCACCGACAGGTGGGGGCCGGACGCCGCGGCGTTCTACGCGCCGGAGGGCTCCAAGCCCTGGAAGGACGTCTTCGTCGTGCAGGACCGATGCGACCGATACGGACTGTAAGCCAACTCGCCCATCTGTTCCCACTACCTCTGATGTTGCCAATTGCCATCAGCAGCTTGTGCTACTGCGTCGTCCAGCATCTCCTCTGTTCGACGCGCGCGTGTGTGTGTGGCTTCGAGTGTGACCGTGCCACGTTCTTCTCAGGGGTGTCAGGATCATCAGGGAAGGGAAGGACTACTACCTGATCTACCAGGGCGAGATCCAGAGGTACTTGGGCTCGCGCCAGGACACGGACGGTGACGGCGGCAAGGACGCGCCGCGGCAGGACGCTCAAGACGACGGGCAGCGGCTGATATCGAACCGGATCCTGTTCTTCCTGGGGGATCTGGAGGCAGCCTGCGCGGACGCCAAACGGGTCAAGGCGTGAACGTGTTATCCTGTGCGGCGGCGCCCCTTGTCCAGAAGCGCATCGCTGCCTGTATGTATGATGCATAGCTCGTGCATAGTGTTGTCCTAATCATTACTACGTGTATAGTGCTTCACCAGTTCACCCTCAATTTATTTGAGTTGAGATTCTAATAGTCATTTAGATTGTAAGTGGACTTGATCATATGCTTTGGTTGTATGACACTTTCGTCTGTCAATGCGCACTAAGAAACATGGTGACTGTCAAACAAGGGCACCAAATAATAAGTTCCACcgttttttaaaataaattgtCACATCCTAATCATTACCAGattcaaaggagagaaaaaaagagaagaatctACCTCTTCTGTAAAATGAGGATAACAGAATACGAGTACTCTCAATGACAGCTACAACTACGGGTCAATGATAACATGGGCGGAGGCCCAATTCCATAGTGTGTGTGCTGAAGCTCCGACGTGTTTGCTAAAGACATGGTAACATGGGTAAGACTGTTACTGATAGCTGCTTTGGTTGAATCAACATTTCAGAGCAGCTCTTGCCATCTCCAACGCTCCCTCGTAGGTCTTGTTGCCGCCGATGAAGCCACTCATATGGACAAACACACATCCGGGAATGCCAGTTTCCGTAGATAGTTCATCATCTCTCATGCCCCTCCACTTCTCTGGCAGAGCCTTTCGGCTCTCGAACCTGTCAGGAGCAACAGAAACAGCTTGCACTCGCCAGCTCTTGCTCCTCTCATCCTGCAATTATATGGCGAAAATCAAATATGTATGCGGCATGGTATTGGAGTTCAAAGACGCCATGCTTGGAAAAAGTAAATAACAAGACTGAAAAATTTATTGCAAGCAGTTCAATTCTATTGATTAGGACAGAACCAAGGAGATACCGCTTATAACTTATGAGATTGATCTTGAAGCTATTAGATCAGAGAAGCTTATAACTTATAAGACTGATCTTGAAGCTATTAGATCAGAGAATAAAAAACGTTGAGGGAAACAAGCAAGACCAATTGCATCATAAGTGAACTAAGATGTGTCAAATTCATAATTGTAGTCTAAGAAGGGAAGGACTCCTTACCTGATATAGCACATACTTGGTTAGTGGATCAATCTTCAACTCCTCTTCAAGCTCAAATAGATGAAGCTTCCACTGTCATTTTAATATAAATATGCACTTCTTCAGGTTACATGTTCAATATGGCAGTAAATCTTTTATAGCAAGTTCAAAGACATAATATGACTAAATTAAATGGTTAATGGTTAGTTACAATTAGTGAACATGAGTGGGCTGAAGTTTAAAGGTAGCACTTAAAGAACAAGCCCCCTTTTTTCTGTTATTTTGGGTACCACAAATTTCAAATGTCCCTTTTAAATGCCATGACAATATTGAGCACATAAAAGATTGTAAAATAAAACAACCAGACAGGTCTAACATCTATAGCTTCGTTTAGTATCCGAAACAGAGGCTAAGAATTCAGTTCTGGATGTTGGTACCATCAATATTTATGTGACACAGAAAAGGTCAAGATCTTACCGGGCAGAATCTATCCAAAACCATGATTTCTCCAATTGGGTCAACCTTTCCTCTTGATAACAAACACTCCAGGACAGTAGATCTTGCAGGTAACCATGATTTAACATGAAAGCGAACACTCTGGCATTGGAGATGAATAATACTGTCATATAAAAAGAGGACTGCTAGCAAAACACATAATCTGACAAGAGATTCTTATGCACTGAATGAACAGAACACATTATGGCACCAAGGCATGAGTCTTGAATCAAGTGTCAAATACCTCCATAAATTCACTTCCAGCTAGCATCATGGCCTGTTGAAATGCGGCATTCTCCTTCTCAGGTGACTGGTCTGGATCAGTCCAGTCCAGATTTAGACGTCCAACGCGCGAAGACAAGTGTGTATTGTTCACATACTTTGGTGGTTGGTCTGTGTCATATTGATTGATTCCATTGTCAATTGCATCAAGTGCCTGCAACATGGTCCGTGTATTGTGTGTTGCTTCTTTAgccataaaaaaataattggtaGGAATTCATAAACACATGGAAGAGTAAAAAACGTACAACTAGATGTGTCTCAAAAACATGATATCTGATGATAGTTGTGTGATTGAAGTTTGCCAATTATAAACAAAAAGGCAACCAGCAAATAGTGACATTTGGTTGTTGGTTCATTAACACTTTCTTTCAGATTGAAGAAATGGGAAAATCTTTCCTCTGACCCAAGTTAAAAGAGTTTATCCTACAATGATGGACTGAGCAAAGTGGGGCATTCAACAACCCTAAGCGCAGAAACATGCTCATGTGCACTAGGTTTTACACAATACctgaaaaaaatttacaaagtCCATAACTTCCCAAGCAATGACAAAACATACAATACCTGTTGATATGTCCAAAGTTCACGAGATCCAatcaaaaattcaaaataatAGATATATATGCGGAAAAGCTGAAATATAATTAACTGCTGTCTATGAAGTTTCTCACTAGTGTATGTCAGCCATAtgttcaagaattgcaagactAACGAGCTGATGATAATTACCATTTCAATCCAATAAAAAAAGGTATACTGAACTATATTGGTCATGTAATAAGATTCACACCTCAACAAAGCTTTTATATATTGCAAGATACAGCCGGTGAACATCTTCATGATCCTCATTAACTCCAAGCTCCTTAGCAATTATCTCCTTACCGAAATGCTGCAAAATCAGGCAAGTTCGAAAAATAAGCACTGtatttatgtaaaaaatgaAGACAAGATAAATGCAAGAGTACTAATAACAATATTCAATGTGCAACTTGTAAGCCTCGGCAACCTAGCAAATTATACAAATGTTATGACACAAAATAAAAGTCGTGCATCCCACCAAGgatccacctgatgccgtgtgGTGCAGTTGAAAACCCTTCAGCATATACAATAATACAAAACTACAACAACAAAGATTTAACTTTGGAGGATTATATGCCTAACTGCTATTGCTGATTGCTCTGGAATTGCTCGGAGAGGAATTCGGAATTAGCATTGCCCATGGGGAGTACCTTGTAGACAAGTCCAGCACTGCTAAGTTTTGTGTTGAATCCATGTCCAAAAACCTCATTGAAGCCCTTCTGGTGATGA
This window of the Panicum virgatum strain AP13 chromosome 1K, P.virgatum_v5, whole genome shotgun sequence genome carries:
- the LOC120712846 gene encoding uncharacterized protein At4g15970-like isoform X1, coding for MGRMPRAALVQPSATSSRRFCGSSPLRPSRASALRRVAAVLLLAAAVALPCAVLYRAAVDATAPVYIPRARRPLLQWDPPPLPPVEVPAEDDDADPFPTDDLVSEDLRLELVLQEASMDNKTVILTTLNAAWASPGSVIDLFIDSFRSGVGTSSLLRHLVIVAFDWKAYKRCVKIHPYCFALTTEDVDFSEEKRFQTSGYLEMMWKRLDFLRLVLEKGYSFVFSDAHIMWFRNPFPFFYSDGDFQIACDHYVGNATDLRNIANGGFNYVKSNDQSIEFYKFWYSSRFSYPGYHDQDVFNFIKHDPYTTDIGLTIKFLSTSYFGGICEPSRDLNKVCTMHANCCIGLQSKIHDLRIMMEDWRNYMSMPPSLKSFGALSWRVPQNCSLSLLSP
- the LOC120712846 gene encoding uncharacterized protein At4g15970-like isoform X2, with product MLRRRCTSRGRAGPCCSGTRRRFLRLRSPRRTTTPIPSPPTICEDLRLELVLQEASMDNKTVILTTLNAAWASPGSVIDLFIDSFRSGVGTSSLLRHLVIVAFDWKAYKRCVKIHPYCFALTTEDVDFSEEKRFQTSGYLEMMWKRLDFLRLVLEKGYSFVFSDAHIMWFRNPFPFFYSDGDFQIACDHYVGNATDLRNIANGGFNYVKSNDQSIEFYKFWYSSRFSYPGYHDQDVFNFIKHDPYTTDIGLTIKFLSTSYFGGICEPSRDLNKVCTMHANCCIGLQSKIHDLRIMMEDWRNYMSMPPSLKSFGALSWRVPQNCSLSLLSP
- the LOC120712857 gene encoding MYG1 protein C694.04c-like is translated as MLAAAWRVSQRAVTSPLLSAGRSQIRSPFPTMASLSPAAASSPKRLRVYSSAPAGGEDGAGSGKRVGTHNGSFHCDEALGCFLIRLTSQFAGADVVRTRDSQILDTLDAVLDVGSVYDPSRHRYDHHQKGFNEVFGHGFNTKLSSAGLVYKHFGKEIIAKELGVNEDHEDVHRLYLAIYKSFVEALDAIDNGINQYDTDQPPKYVNNTHLSSRVGRLNLDWTDPDQSPEKENAAFQQAMMLAGSEFMESVRFHVKSWLPARSTVLECLLSRGKVDPIGEIMVLDRFCPWKLHLFELEEELKIDPLTKYVLYQDERSKSWRVQAVSVAPDRFESRKALPEKWRGMRDDELSTETGIPGCVFVHMSGFIGGNKTYEGALEMARAALKC
- the LOC120712866 gene encoding uncharacterized protein LOC120712866 — encoded protein: MDWLPGELCLKIFQLLDHQSLASAPQVCRKWRALTSDDELWRKLFTDRWGPDAAAFYAPEGSKPWKDVFVVQDRCDRYGLGVRIIREGKDYYLIYQGEIQRYLGSRQDTDGDGGKDAPRQDAQDDGQRLISNRILFFLGDLEAACADAKRVKA